A single window of Caldicellulosiruptor bescii DSM 6725 DNA harbors:
- a CDS encoding STAS-like domain-containing protein, with protein sequence MIKLNEFGSIVCSRKNGEIVREKILEEIKNGNTVVINFEGVEMINHSFADEAFGKLLYDLPVDVFKNQIKFIKANDDVKGIIKMAVAERYRLIEEEKKIAI encoded by the coding sequence ATGATAAAACTTAATGAGTTTGGGAGCATTGTCTGCTCAAGAAAAAATGGGGAAATAGTAAGAGAAAAAATATTAGAAGAAATAAAAAACGGTAACACAGTTGTAATTAACTTCGAAGGTGTTGAAATGATTAATCATTCTTTTGCAGATGAAGCATTTGGGAAACTACTCTATGATCTGCCAGTAGATGTATTTAAAAACCAAATAAAATTCATCAAAGCTAATGATGATGTAAAAGGGATTATAAAAATGGCCGTTGCAGAAAGGTATAGACTTATTGAAGAAGAGAAAAAGATAGCAATCTGA
- a CDS encoding zinc ribbon domain-containing protein, which translates to MLEEKLEALRQGRKVPRITPARYKKEYPFVREVDSLALANVQLEQEKSFRDHFKNPKHFRMPNQKIHQWCFRKMVEMITYKAQLLGIEVELVPEEYTSQVCPVCGSKNRPIGRNYECRSCGFRYHRDGVGAINIWQRYLGRESQVVAGLAPVRGVRFKPHLCGHGVSNAPWKAA; encoded by the coding sequence ATGTTAGAAGAAAAGTTAGAAGCACTGAGACAGGGTAGAAAGGTTCCAAGAATAACCCCAGCAAGATATAAAAAAGAATACCCTTTCGTGAGAGAAGTAGACAGTCTTGCTCTGGCAAATGTTCAACTTGAGCAGGAAAAGTCGTTCAGAGATCATTTCAAAAACCCGAAACATTTTAGAATGCCTAATCAAAAAATTCATCAGTGGTGTTTCAGAAAGATGGTGGAGATGATAACCTACAAAGCACAGCTACTGGGGATTGAAGTGGAACTTGTTCCAGAAGAATATACGAGTCAGGTCTGTCCTGTATGTGGTAGCAAAAATCGTCCAATAGGTCGCAACTATGAATGCAGGAGTTGTGGATTTAGATATCACAGGGACGGAGTGGGAGCGATAAACATTTGGCAAAGGTATCTTGGGAGAGAATCCCAAGTAGTGGCGGGATTGGCACCCGTCAGAGGAGTGAGATTTAAACCACACCTCTGTGGTCATGGAGTATCAAATGCTCCATGGAAGGCAGCCTGA